In Cololabis saira isolate AMF1-May2022 chromosome 10, fColSai1.1, whole genome shotgun sequence, a single window of DNA contains:
- the ly97.3 gene encoding CD59 glycoprotein, whose protein sequence is MQLSHWQISKGAALNGTMKLLVLALTVTLLFAAGEALQCHRCIPKKAGQDCELTVETCKPWKDGCASANFLRPPGGHYQKCMALSDCTLLKLNAYIDMNCCSEDFCNTL, encoded by the exons GGTGCAGCGCTGAACGGCACAATGAAGTTGTTGGTCCTGGCTTTAACCGTCACCCTGCTGTTTGCAGCCG GTGAAGCTCTGCAGTGCCATCGCTGCATCCCAAAAAAGGCTGGACAGGACTGTGAGCTCACCGTGGAGACATGTAAACCATGGAAGGATGGCTGCGCTTCCGCCAACTTCCTCAGGCCACCAG GTGGTCATTACCAGAAATGCATGGCCCTGTCAGACTGCACGCTGCTGAAGCTCAACGCCTACATTGACATGAACTGCTGCTCCGAAGACTTTTGCAACACCTTATAA